In one Zalophus californianus isolate mZalCal1 chromosome 10, mZalCal1.pri.v2, whole genome shotgun sequence genomic region, the following are encoded:
- the LOC113932943 gene encoding ATP synthase subunit f, mitochondrial-like has translation MASVVPLKEKKLMDVKLGELPSWILMRDFTPKGIAGAFQRDYYRYYNKYVNVKKGGVAGISMVLAAYVLFNYCPCYKELKHERLRKYH, from the coding sequence ATGGCGTCAGTCGTACCACTGAAGGAGAAGAAGCTCATGGATGTGAAACTAGGAGAGCTGCCCAGCTGGATACTGATGCGGGATTTCACCCCTAAGGGCATTGCTGGAGCATTTCAAAGAGATTACTACCGGTATTACAACAAGTATGTCAATGTGAAGAAAGGGGGCGTTGCTGGGATTTCTATGGTGCTGGCAGCTTATGTGCTTTTCAACTACTGTCCTTGTTACAAGGAACTCAAACACGAGCGGCTCCGCAAGTACCACTGA
- the LOC113932918 gene encoding 60S ribosomal protein L17-like translates to MVHYSLDPENPTKSCKSRGSNLRVHFKNTHETAQAIKGMHIRKATKYLKDVTLQKQCVPFRRYSGGVGRCAQAKQWGWTQGRWPKKSAEFLLHMLKNAESNAELKGLDVDSLVIEHIQVNKAPKMRHRTYRAHGRINPYMSSPCHNEMILTEKEQIVPKPEEEVAQKKKISQKKLKKQKLMARE, encoded by the coding sequence atggttcACTATTCgcttgacccagaaaaccctacgaaatcatgtaaatcaagaggttcaaatcttcgtgttcactttaagaacacacatgaaactgcccaggccatcaagggTATGCATATCCGAAAAGCCACCAAGTATCTGAAAGACGTCACTTTACAGAAGCAGTGTGTGCCATTCCGTCGCTACAGTGGTGGAGTTGGTAGGTGTGCCCAGgccaaacagtggggctggacacagggtcggtggcccaagaagagtgctgaatttttactgcacatgcttaaaaatgcagagagtaatgctgaacttaagggtttagatgttgattctctggtcattgagcACATCCAGGTGAACAAAGCCCCCAAGATGCGGCATAGAACGTACAGGGCTCATGGTCGGATTAACCCATacatgagctctccctgccacaatgagatgatccttactgaaaaagagcagattgttcctaaaccagaagaggaggttgcacagaagaaaaagatatcccagaagaaactgaagaaacaaaaacttatggcccgggagtaa